One genomic window of Citrobacter sp. Marseille-Q6884 includes the following:
- a CDS encoding EmmdR/YeeO family multidrug/toxin efflux MATE transporter, with amino-acid sequence MRFQLFSLRFTLNVSAALHRVVSRTPWYAKRKSYKVLFWREITPLAVPIFLENTCVLLMGVLSTFLVSWLGKEAMAGVGLADSFNMVIMAFFAAIDLGTTVVVAFSLGKRDRRRARAAARQSLVIMTIFAVVLAAVIHYFGEQIIDVVAGEATPEVKALALTYLELTVLSYPAAAIALIGSGALRGAGNTKIPLLINGGMNILNIIISSILIYGIFSWQGLGFVGAGLGLTISRYIGAVAIICVLMVGFNPALRIPLKSYFKPLNLAIIWEVMGIGIPASIESVLFNGGKLLTQMFVSGMGTSVIAGNFIAFSIAALINLPGNALGSASTIISGRRLGNGQIAQAEIQLRHVFWLSTIGLTAIAWLTAPFAGVMASFYTHDQDVKEVIVILIWLNAAFMPIWAASWVLPAGFKGARDARFAMWVSMLGMWGCRVVAGYTLGIVLGWGVIGVWMGMFFDWAVRAALFYWRMVSGRWLWKYPRPEREKCIKQPVAPE; translated from the coding sequence ATGAGGTTTCAACTTTTCTCATTAAGGTTCACTTTGAACGTGTCCGCAGCCCTACACCGGGTCGTTTCCCGTACGCCCTGGTATGCCAAACGTAAGAGCTATAAAGTTCTTTTTTGGCGCGAAATCACCCCGCTTGCCGTGCCCATTTTTCTGGAAAATACCTGTGTCCTGCTGATGGGGGTGCTCAGTACCTTCCTGGTGAGTTGGTTAGGTAAAGAAGCCATGGCGGGTGTCGGTCTTGCCGACAGTTTCAATATGGTGATCATGGCATTTTTCGCTGCCATCGATCTGGGCACCACGGTGGTCGTTGCCTTTAGCCTTGGGAAACGAGACCGTCGCCGCGCCAGAGCGGCAGCCAGACAATCACTGGTCATCATGACGATTTTCGCAGTCGTGCTGGCGGCGGTCATTCACTATTTTGGCGAACAGATTATTGATGTCGTTGCCGGGGAGGCAACACCCGAGGTCAAAGCGCTGGCGCTGACGTACCTGGAATTGACGGTGCTCAGTTACCCGGCAGCGGCCATTGCGTTGATCGGCAGTGGGGCGCTTCGTGGTGCCGGGAATACCAAGATACCGCTGCTCATTAACGGCGGTATGAACATACTGAACATCATCATCAGTAGCATCCTTATTTACGGTATTTTTTCCTGGCAAGGGCTGGGATTCGTCGGGGCAGGGCTGGGCTTGACGATTTCCCGCTACATTGGTGCCGTCGCCATTATCTGCGTCTTGATGGTGGGGTTTAATCCGGCGCTGCGTATTCCCCTTAAAAGCTATTTTAAGCCCCTGAACCTCGCCATTATCTGGGAAGTCATGGGGATCGGTATTCCTGCCAGTATAGAATCCGTGCTGTTTAATGGCGGAAAGCTGTTAACCCAGATGTTTGTGTCTGGCATGGGGACCAGCGTGATTGCGGGCAACTTTATCGCGTTTTCTATTGCTGCTTTGATCAACCTTCCAGGTAACGCGTTGGGTTCTGCTTCCACGATCATATCCGGCAGGCGTCTGGGAAACGGCCAGATTGCTCAGGCGGAAATCCAGTTACGGCACGTATTTTGGTTGTCCACGATTGGATTAACCGCAATTGCGTGGCTGACGGCCCCCTTTGCCGGAGTGATGGCCTCCTTCTATACCCACGATCAGGACGTAAAAGAGGTCATAGTCATTCTGATTTGGCTCAACGCCGCGTTTATGCCGATATGGGCAGCATCCTGGGTTCTTCCTGCTGGGTTTAAAGGCGCACGAGATGCACGTTTTGCAATGTGGGTTTCCATGTTAGGTATGTGGGGCTGTCGTGTTGTAGCCGGTTATACCCTCGGGATCGTATTAGGATGGGGTGTCATCGGCGTCTGGATGGGGATGTTCTTCGATTGGGCAGTACGCGCGGCGCTGTTTTATTGGCGAATGGTGAGCGGTCGATGGTTATGGAAATACCCACGCCCTGAACGTGAAAAGTGTATAAAACAACCTGTTGCGCCTGAATAA